DNA from Desulfarculus baarsii DSM 2075:
ATGCCCGAGTTCGATCCGGTCAAGGTTTGGAAGGTCATCGCCGAGGAAAAGATCACCACCATGATGTCGGTGCCGCTGATGGTCCAGGCGCTCTACATGGTGGCCCAGAAAATGCCGGTGGACTCCTCGAGCCTGCTCAACATCACCTGCGGCGCGGCGGCGGTGCCCAAGTCGCTGATCCAGGCGTTTTTGGCCATGGGCGTGCGCGTCCAGCAGGTCTACGGGGCCACCGAGGTCAGCGGCTCGGCCACTTTCTGGACCCACGAGATGGACCCCGAGCGCTGCGACTCCCAGGGCAAGGCCGACTTCCACACCCAGATCAGGATCGCCGACCCGGCCAGCGGCCAGACCCTGCCCACCGGCCAGGTGGGCGAGATCTGGGTCAAGGGGCCCATCGTGTTCAAGGAATATTGGGGCAAGCCCCAGGCCACCGCCGAGGCCAAGCAAGACGGCTGGTACCGCACCGGCGACATGGGCCGCATGGACGACAAAGGCTATGTTTTCGTGGTCGATCGGCTCAAGGACATGATCATCAGCGGCGGTGAGAACATCTATCCCGCCGAGTTGGAGGCGGTCATCGCCAGCCATCCGGCCGTGGCCGAGGTGGCCGTCGTCGGCCGCCATGATGAAAAATGGGGCGAGATTCCCGTGGCTTATCTGGCCCTCAAGCCCGAGGCCAAGCTGGAGGCCAAAGAGATCTTCGACCTGTGCCGCAAAAACCTGGCCGCCTTCAAGTGCGTCAAGGAGGTGCGTTTCGTCGAGGCCCTGCCGCGCAACCCCGTGGGCAAGATCCTCAAAACCACCCTGCGCCAGATGGTCGACGCCTAACCAGGCGCGTCACCGACAGACCAAAGCGCCGGCTCGGGCATGTTCACGCGCCCGGGCCGGCGCTTTTTTGGGGCCTCAGCCCAGGGCGACCAGTTGGGCCCTGGCCTCTTGCAGATTGGGCTCCAGCTCCAGGGCGCGCAGAATCTGGCGTCGGGCGGCGTCGGCCTGACCCTGGGCGGCCAGCACCCGGCCCAGGCTCAGGGGCAGGTAGGGGTCTTCGGGCCAGGCCTCCACGGCCGCGCGCAGGGTGGCGGCGGCCTCCTCCAGGCGGCCCAGGTCTTGCTGGGCGCGGGCCAACAGGGCCTGATGCCGGGGCTGATCGGGCTCCAGGCGGGCGGCGCGGCTGGCCAGGGAGAGGGCGATCTCGCGGTTGGCCCCGCGGTCGAGGTAGAGCCCGGCCAGGCCGGCCAGGGCGGCGGCGTCGCGGGGCAGGAGCTTAACGGCGGTCTTGAGACAGGCCTCGGCCTGATCGGCGCGGCCCAGGGCGGCCAGGGCCTCGCCCAGGTGGCGATGCACGGCCCGGCGGCAGTCGGGGGCCTTGGCCGCCCGTTGCAACAGCTCGGCGGCCTCCAGCACGCGGCCCTGCATCTGGGCCAGGCGTCCCAACTGAAAGAGGCTGTCGGCGTGGCCGGGCGACAGCTCCAGAGCCCGCTCCAGGCCACGGCGGGCCTGCTCCAGGTGATCGAGGGCCATCAGGGCGCAGCCCATGTTGAAGTGGGCCATGAAGTTGTCGGGCTGGGCGTCCATGGCCTTTTGGAAGTACTCCATGGCCTGTTGGGGCCGTCCCTGTTGGCCGTGGCATACTCCCAATGAATTGAGCACGTTGGGCTCGTTGGGGTCGAGCAGCAGGGCCTTTTCGTACTCGGCGGCGGCCTGGGCGATCAAGCCCTGGTCGAAAAGCATGTCGCCGCTGATGTTGAGGCTGACCGCGTCGAAGGCCACCGCCGCGAAGGGCTCCAGAAAGCCGGCGTGCACCAGGGCCTTGAGGGCGTTTTCGAGGATATCGCTGGCCGGCCAGCCGGGGCAGGGGTGGGCGGCCGCGCCGGCGCGCACGGGGCGTTCGGTGCGGCGGCGCATGGCCTCGGTCATCCGCTGGGCCC
Protein-coding regions in this window:
- a CDS encoding class I adenylate-forming enzyme family protein, giving the protein MELNIGALISERARLSPDREGFIGEGYRYSFAQVNSRVNQLAAYLAGRGIGFGDRVAVLCKNNEHIGVALFAAAKLGAIAVMLNWRLQGPELEYILGDCGATTLLYDVDFLPVVDGLRAKIPVKNYIRRGGQGPDADYEQALASQPDAEPTLRGGGDDGAVIMYTSGTTGRPKGAVLTHHNLLWQTMAISHTVRWYYDHRFLVVAPLFHIGGLAPVVTNVHEGSTSYFMPEFDPVKVWKVIAEEKITTMMSVPLMVQALYMVAQKMPVDSSSLLNITCGAAAVPKSLIQAFLAMGVRVQQVYGATEVSGSATFWTHEMDPERCDSQGKADFHTQIRIADPASGQTLPTGQVGEIWVKGPIVFKEYWGKPQATAEAKQDGWYRTGDMGRMDDKGYVFVVDRLKDMIISGGENIYPAELEAVIASHPAVAEVAVVGRHDEKWGEIPVAYLALKPEAKLEAKEIFDLCRKNLAAFKCVKEVRFVEALPRNPVGKILKTTLRQMVDA